Proteins from a single region of Campylobacter sputorum:
- the rsmI gene encoding 16S rRNA (cytidine(1402)-2'-O)-methyltransferase has protein sequence MLYFVPTPIGNLDDISSHALDILKRCEILICEDTRVSKSLINLLNQKYQISISPDKFYSLHTHNSDEFFRNVNIDIFDKICVYVSDAGMPCISDPGIELVKFAQKNSIPYEVISGSNAALLAVVASGMVEKEWIFIGFLPNTSRNRIVALQNTLNLPYPSVIYESPQRIFPLIEDISKIDPNREIFAIKEATKKFETKFKDISINLLNDLKNANLKGEWCIVVKGSDNITHSNITQDDILSLDIAPKIKAKLLSKITGENAKKIYEKIIK, from the coding sequence ATGCTCTATTTTGTCCCTACTCCAATAGGCAATTTAGATGACATTTCATCTCACGCTTTGGATATTTTGAAAAGGTGTGAGATTTTAATCTGCGAAGATACTCGTGTTAGCAAATCTTTAATCAATTTACTAAATCAAAAATATCAAATTTCCATCTCTCCTGATAAATTTTATTCACTTCATACGCATAATAGTGATGAGTTTTTTAGAAATGTAAATATTGATATATTTGACAAAATTTGTGTCTATGTAAGTGATGCTGGAATGCCATGCATTAGTGATCCTGGAATTGAACTTGTTAAATTTGCTCAAAAAAATTCTATACCTTATGAAGTGATAAGCGGCTCAAATGCCGCTCTTTTAGCTGTTGTGGCGAGCGGTATGGTTGAAAAAGAATGGATATTTATAGGTTTTTTACCAAATACATCAAGAAATAGAATTGTCGCTTTACAAAATACATTAAATTTACCTTATCCAAGCGTTATATATGAATCTCCGCAAAGAATTTTCCCACTTATTGAAGATATATCAAAAATAGATCCAAATAGAGAAATTTTCGCTATCAAAGAAGCCACAAAAAAATTTGAAACCAAATTTAAAGATATTTCTATAAATTTGCTAAATGATTTAAAAAATGCAAATTTAAAAGGCGAATGGTGTATTGTTGTAAAAGGTAGTGATAATATTACGCATTCAAACATAACTCAAGATGATATTTTAAGTCTTGATATAGCTCCAAAAATCAAAGCAAAACTTCTTTCTAAAATAACTGGCGAAAACGCAAAAAAAATCTATGAAAAAATAATAAAATAA
- the rpmE gene encoding 50S ribosomal protein L31, which produces MKKEIHPEYVECKVTCACGNSFTTMSNKSEMRVDICSACHPFFTGSEKIVDSAGRVDKFKKKYNMK; this is translated from the coding sequence ATGAAAAAAGAAATACACCCTGAATATGTTGAATGCAAAGTTACTTGTGCTTGTGGAAACAGCTTTACTACTATGTCAAATAAAAGTGAGATGAGAGTAGATATTTGTTCGGCTTGTCATCCATTCTTTACAGGCAGTGAGAAGATAGTTGATTCTGCTGGTAGAGTTGATAAATTTAAGAAAAAATATAACATGAAATAA
- a CDS encoding 16S rRNA (uracil(1498)-N(3))-methyltransferase, whose protein sequence is MQFLYSNDASNDSIIIKDDQFLHLKARRVKIGDEINIRNLKDELNYVYEISQISKKNILLNLKRSQKVSNLVSNLSIAWSIVDIKIVEKTLPYLNEMGLKKLILVYAEFSQKNFKFDINRCERILISSCEQCGRNSPLEIEIYPSIEKMLEKYKNIARIDFNGKSLNLQKDINEILFIGPEGGFSKNDIEKIPKSYSLNSNLILRSQTATIGIVGKLLL, encoded by the coding sequence ATGCAGTTTTTATACTCAAATGATGCTTCTAATGATAGTATAATTATAAAAGACGATCAATTTTTACATCTAAAAGCAAGAAGAGTAAAGATTGGCGATGAAATAAACATTAGAAATTTAAAAGATGAATTAAATTATGTTTATGAAATTTCTCAAATTTCCAAAAAAAATATACTTTTAAATTTAAAAAGATCTCAAAAAGTTTCAAATTTAGTATCAAATCTAAGCATAGCTTGGAGTATAGTTGATATAAAAATAGTAGAAAAAACTTTGCCGTATTTAAATGAAATGGGGTTAAAAAAGCTTATTTTGGTTTATGCTGAATTTTCTCAAAAAAATTTCAAATTTGACATAAACAGATGCGAGAGAATTTTGATATCATCTTGTGAGCAATGTGGTAGAAATTCGCCTTTAGAAATAGAAATTTATCCTAGTATTGAAAAAATGCTTGAAAAATATAAAAATATTGCAAGGATTGATTTTAATGGAAAAAGTCTAAATTTGCAAAAAGATATAAACGAGATACTATTTATCGGTCCAGAAGGCGGTTTTTCAAAAAATGATATAGAAAAAATTCCAAAAAGTTATTCTCTAAATTCAAATTTAATTTTGCGTTCACAAACTGCTACTATAGGCATTGTAGGAAAGCTACTTTTATAA
- a CDS encoding lipoprotein: MRKIFLFFMFMFFLTACSDEPKEIVDRNFTDPPNDVPIGINENKPNIDLQSPPEPVAEQ, encoded by the coding sequence ATGAGAAAAATATTTTTATTTTTTATGTTTATGTTTTTTTTAACTGCTTGTAGCGATGAGCCAAAGGAAATTGTGGATAGAAATTTTACAGATCCGCCAAATGATGTTCCAATTGGCATTAATGAAAATAAGCCAAATATCGATTTGCAAAGTCCACCAGAGCCAGTAGCAGAGCAGTAA
- a CDS encoding 6-pyruvoyl trahydropterin synthase family protein, producing the protein MIIRKIFDFENAHIVRFCSSKRCKTSIHGHSYKCEVLLDSNFLDNAGMVYDFGLMKDGIKTIIDSFDHATTLYSKDDENYIKDMKKHSKRWIEIPQNPSAEQFCRIFFVLIDKLLSLSLMNNGEKNVKLYSIIVHETATSYAQCFRDDAYNENMGKIELEEIKFSPDIIDEWEDKLLFEKIKAGKMIQTKKEC; encoded by the coding sequence ATGATAATAAGAAAGATATTTGATTTTGAAAATGCTCACATTGTAAGATTTTGTAGTTCAAAAAGATGCAAGACAAGTATACACGGGCATTCTTATAAATGTGAGGTTTTGCTTGATTCAAATTTTTTAGATAACGCTGGTATGGTTTATGATTTTGGATTAATGAAAGATGGCATAAAAACTATTATAGATAGCTTTGATCATGCAACTACACTTTATAGCAAAGATGATGAAAATTATATAAAGGATATGAAAAAGCATTCAAAAAGATGGATAGAAATACCGCAAAATCCAAGCGCAGAGCAGTTTTGCAGGATATTTTTTGTGCTAATTGACAAACTTTTATCGCTGAGTTTGATGAATAATGGAGAGAAAAATGTTAAACTTTATAGCATTATAGTTCACGAAACTGCAACTAGCTACGCGCAATGTTTTAGAGATGATGCATATAATGAAAATATGGGTAAAATAGAACTTGAAGAGATTAAATTTTCGCCAGATATAATAGATGAATGGGAAGATAAATTATTGTTTGAAAAGATTAAAGCTGGTAAAATGATACAAACCAAAAAAGAGTGCTAA
- a CDS encoding 7-carboxy-7-deazaguanine synthase QueE, whose translation MLRLVESFISIQGEGKYSGKYALFVRFAGCNLRCRGFGVNLKSPKTSEILVGCDTIKAVETSHFSYQNISNLQELLSLSVAKIPINLKPIVVITGGEPLIHHKNDIFCEFINYLLNHKFEVHFETNGSVFVDFDKFSFLKNCIFCVSIKLSNSGEIMQNRINLDALRAINKNAKDSFYKFVLNAKDISNLSKEIKEILDIVPNEVYCMPMGATQTEIISNAAKVCDFCIKNGYNYTDRLHIRLWNDKEGV comes from the coding sequence ATGTTAAGATTAGTTGAGAGTTTTATAAGTATCCAAGGCGAGGGTAAATACTCTGGCAAATATGCACTTTTTGTAAGATTTGCTGGGTGTAATCTTAGATGTAGAGGTTTTGGTGTAAATTTAAAATCCCCAAAAACAAGTGAAATTTTGGTAGGTTGTGATACTATAAAAGCTGTTGAAACTTCGCATTTTTCATATCAAAATATTTCAAATTTACAAGAACTCCTAAGCCTAAGTGTTGCAAAAATTCCAATAAATTTAAAACCTATCGTAGTAATAACTGGTGGCGAACCTTTAATTCATCATAAAAATGATATTTTTTGCGAATTTATAAATTATCTTCTTAATCATAAATTTGAGGTGCATTTTGAGACAAATGGCAGTGTTTTTGTTGATTTTGATAAATTTAGCTTTTTAAAAAATTGTATTTTTTGTGTAAGCATAAAGCTATCAAATAGCGGAGAAATCATGCAAAATCGTATAAATTTAGATGCTCTTAGAGCTATAAATAAAAACGCAAAAGATAGTTTTTATAAATTTGTTTTAAACGCAAAGGATATATCAAATTTAAGTAAAGAGATAAAAGAAATTTTAGACATTGTGCCAAATGAAGTTTATTGCATGCCAATGGGTGCAACACAAACCGAGATTATTTCAAACGCAGCCAAAGTTTGTGATTTTTGTATAAAAAATGGGTATAATTACACAGACAGGCTTCATATCAGACTATGGAATGATAAAGAGGGAGTTTAA
- the moaA gene encoding GTP 3',8-cyclase MoaA, translating into MMIDKYGRKINYLRVSVTERCNFRCKYCMPTNPFEWQPKENLLSFEELFLFVKVAIDEGIDKIRITGGEPLIRQDVDKFIAMINDYKKGLDLAMTTNGYFLKDKAALLKSAGLKRLNISLDTLNPKKAKFISQKDILGNVLKGIEAGVENGFKIKLNTVALKGINDDELIDLINFAKSKNAQIRFIEYMENTHGSNEIKGLDKNDILNIISKKHFIKELQKEPNSPSSLFELEDGYKFGIIAPHKHDFCQSCNRIRLSAEGLLIPCLYFDDALSIKKSVKDGDIAAASEILRNVINNKPEKNRWGEDTNEISNRAFYETGG; encoded by the coding sequence ATTATGATAGACAAATATGGAAGAAAAATAAATTATCTAAGAGTTTCGGTTACTGAAAGGTGTAATTTTAGATGCAAATATTGTATGCCTACAAATCCATTTGAGTGGCAGCCAAAAGAGAATTTGCTTAGTTTTGAAGAGTTGTTTTTGTTTGTAAAAGTCGCTATAGATGAGGGTATTGATAAGATAAGAATAACAGGTGGCGAACCTCTTATAAGGCAAGATGTGGATAAATTTATAGCTATGATAAATGACTATAAAAAAGGACTTGATCTTGCAATGACTACAAATGGGTATTTTTTAAAAGATAAAGCAGCCTTACTTAAAAGTGCTGGATTAAAAAGACTAAATATTTCGCTTGACACACTAAATCCCAAGAAAGCTAAATTTATATCACAAAAAGATATATTAGGCAATGTTTTGAAAGGCATAGAAGCTGGAGTTGAAAATGGTTTTAAAATCAAGTTAAATACAGTTGCATTAAAAGGAATAAATGATGATGAATTGATTGATTTAATCAATTTTGCTAAATCAAAAAATGCTCAAATAAGATTTATAGAATATATGGAAAATACGCACGGAAGCAACGAAATAAAAGGTTTAGATAAAAATGATATTTTAAATATAATTTCTAAAAAACATTTCATAAAAGAACTTCAAAAAGAGCCAAATTCACCATCTTCGCTTTTTGAACTAGAAGATGGTTATAAGTTTGGTATAATTGCACCTCATAAACACGACTTTTGTCAAAGCTGTAATCGTATTAGATTAAGCGCTGAGGGCTTACTTATACCTTGTTTGTATTTTGATGATGCACTTAGTATAAAAAAATCTGTTAAAGATGGAGATATAGCTGCTGCTAGCGAAATTTTGCGAAATGTTATAAATAATAAGCCAGAAAAAAATAGATGGGGCGAAGATACTAATGAAATTTCAAATCGAGCTTTTTACGAGACGGGCGGTTAA
- the mqnP gene encoding menaquinone biosynthesis prenyltransferase MqnP, which yields MNKFMQVLKDINELIVFKHSVFVLPFIFMSMIVASKIDNGTMWFGIKLFILGTLCAVTARNFAMATNRYLDEDIDKPNPRCANRPSVDGRIGKKNLIIFIIFNAFAFIFIAYFINDLAFKLSFPILIALGGYSFFKRFSSLAHVVLGLCEGLAPIAGVVAVSADIPLWSVLLCFGVSFWVAGFDVLYSLQDIDYDKKTGLFSIPSRYGVEASMFISAMFHFITIIFWLLFAWSANLGGWAYFGIILSAFILFKEHQIVRKDFSKIDKAFFTLNGYLGIMLFVFIWIDLWTM from the coding sequence ATGAATAAATTTATGCAAGTTTTAAAAGATATTAATGAGCTTATAGTTTTTAAGCACTCTGTATTTGTGTTACCATTCATTTTTATGTCAATGATAGTGGCTTCTAAGATAGATAATGGCACAATGTGGTTTGGTATAAAACTTTTTATATTAGGTACACTTTGTGCGGTTACTGCAAGAAATTTTGCGATGGCTACAAATAGATATCTTGATGAGGATATAGATAAACCAAATCCTAGATGTGCAAATAGACCAAGTGTTGATGGCAGAATTGGCAAAAAAAATTTAATTATTTTTATAATTTTTAACGCTTTTGCTTTTATTTTTATAGCATATTTCATAAATGATTTAGCTTTTAAACTCTCTTTTCCTATACTTATAGCACTTGGTGGATATTCATTTTTTAAACGATTTAGTTCGCTTGCTCATGTGGTTTTGGGGCTTTGTGAAGGATTAGCACCTATTGCTGGGGTTGTTGCTGTAAGTGCTGATATACCACTTTGGAGTGTTTTGCTTTGTTTTGGTGTATCATTTTGGGTTGCTGGATTTGATGTGCTTTATTCACTTCAAGATATTGATTATGACAAAAAAACCGGACTTTTTAGCATACCATCAAGATATGGTGTAGAGGCTTCTATGTTTATATCTGCTATGTTTCACTTTATAACTATTATATTTTGGTTATTATTTGCATGGTCTGCTAATCTTGGTGGATGGGCGTATTTTGGTATCATTTTGAGTGCTTTTATATTGTTTAAAGAGCATCAAATTGTGAGAAAAGATTTTAGCAAGATAGATAAAGCGTTTTTCACATTAAATGGATATCTTGGCATAATGTTGTTTGTTTTTATTTGGATAGATTTATGGACGATGTAA
- a CDS encoding ribonucleoside triphosphate reductase, with protein sequence MKKILKRDGKEELFLSYKIEDAIKKAFESENEEYDNKVFYGVIDEIASKEITAVEDIQDLIEKKLFERKHFNVLKSFMLYRHTHKMQREQILGLNEDTTYINSTQTINEYIGKHDWRILANSNASYSNAGLINNTAGKVIANYWLDSVYSKEEGLAHRNGDYHIHDLDCLTGYCAGWSLRALLNEGFNGVRGRVESRAPHHFREALYQMANFLGILQSEWAGAQAFSSFDTYLAPYVFRDNLTDREIKKAITSFVFNLNVPARWGQSPFTNVTIDLTCPDDLKDQIPTSQNEHLFKDLDDEILIKKAKERGRDKLIDMTYGDFQSEMDRINIAFYEVLTKGDKCSQPFTFPIPTVNLTQDFDWNSPVAKVLFENTAKMGSSYFQNFIGSQYIIDENGNKIENEKAYKPGAVRSMCCRLQLDLRELLKRGGGLFGSAEMTGSIGVVTINLARLGYLYKNDKKALYENLDKLLELAKSTLEKKRKFIKEMYDRGLYPYTARYLKNFNNHFSTIGINGANEMIRNFSNDKENITTKFGVKFAIELIEHLRDKIRSFQESTGNLYNLEATPAEGTTYRFAKEDKKRYDDILQAGSGDNIYYTNSTQLPAYFGDDPFEALDLQDELQSSYTGGTVFHLYMKEKLSSAEACKMLVKNIVTNYKLPYITITPIFSVCHKHGYISGEHEYCPYCDEELLNEYKKNQKGA encoded by the coding sequence ATGAAAAAAATTTTAAAAAGAGATGGAAAAGAAGAGCTATTTTTATCATATAAGATAGAAGATGCTATAAAAAAAGCATTTGAAAGTGAAAATGAAGAGTATGATAACAAAGTATTTTACGGCGTTATCGATGAAATAGCATCAAAAGAGATAACAGCAGTTGAAGATATACAAGATTTGATAGAAAAAAAGCTATTTGAACGCAAACATTTCAATGTTTTAAAAAGTTTTATGCTATATCGCCATACTCATAAAATGCAAAGAGAGCAAATTTTAGGATTAAATGAAGATACAACATACATAAACTCAACTCAAACCATAAACGAATATATAGGAAAACATGATTGGAGAATTTTAGCAAATTCAAATGCAAGCTACTCAAACGCAGGACTTATAAACAACACCGCTGGAAAAGTTATAGCAAACTACTGGCTTGATAGTGTTTATAGCAAAGAGGAAGGATTAGCACATAGAAATGGGGATTATCATATCCACGATTTAGACTGCCTAACTGGGTATTGTGCGGGATGGAGCTTAAGAGCGTTGTTAAATGAAGGTTTTAATGGGGTTAGAGGAAGGGTTGAAAGCAGAGCACCTCATCATTTTAGAGAAGCGCTTTATCAAATGGCAAATTTTCTTGGAATTTTACAAAGCGAATGGGCAGGAGCACAAGCATTTTCAAGTTTTGATACATATCTTGCACCTTATGTTTTTAGAGATAATTTAACAGATAGAGAGATAAAAAAAGCTATTACTAGTTTTGTTTTCAATCTAAATGTACCGGCAAGATGGGGGCAAAGTCCATTTACAAATGTTACGATAGATTTAACCTGCCCAGATGACTTAAAAGATCAAATTCCAACAAGCCAAAACGAACATCTTTTTAAAGACTTAGACGATGAAATTCTTATAAAAAAGGCAAAAGAACGCGGCAGAGATAAATTAATCGATATGACTTATGGCGATTTTCAAAGCGAAATGGATCGCATAAACATAGCATTTTACGAGGTTTTAACAAAAGGAGATAAATGCTCTCAACCTTTTACCTTTCCAATACCAACTGTAAATTTAACACAAGATTTTGACTGGAATAGCCCAGTGGCTAAAGTATTGTTTGAAAATACCGCCAAAATGGGCTCAAGTTACTTTCAAAATTTCATAGGAAGTCAGTATATCATAGATGAAAATGGAAACAAAATAGAAAATGAAAAAGCCTATAAACCAGGTGCAGTCCGCTCAATGTGTTGCAGACTTCAACTTGATTTAAGAGAACTACTAAAAAGAGGTGGCGGACTTTTTGGCTCAGCTGAAATGACTGGATCAATTGGCGTTGTAACGATAAATTTAGCCCGTCTTGGTTATCTTTATAAAAATGATAAAAAGGCACTTTATGAAAATTTAGATAAACTTTTAGAACTTGCAAAAAGCACTCTTGAGAAAAAACGTAAATTTATAAAAGAAATGTATGATAGAGGACTTTATCCATACACAGCAAGATATCTTAAAAATTTCAACAACCATTTTAGCACCATAGGCATAAATGGTGCAAATGAAATGATAAGAAATTTTAGCAATGATAAAGAAAACATTACAACTAAATTTGGAGTTAAATTTGCCATTGAACTTATAGAACATTTAAGAGACAAAATACGCTCTTTTCAAGAAAGCACTGGAAATCTTTATAATCTCGAAGCAACCCCTGCTGAGGGCACAACTTATCGATTTGCAAAAGAAGATAAAAAAAGATACGATGATATATTGCAAGCTGGAAGTGGCGATAACATTTATTATACAAACTCAACACAACTTCCTGCGTATTTTGGAGACGATCCGTTTGAAGCACTTGATTTGCAAGATGAACTTCAATCAAGCTACACAGGCGGAACCGTTTTTCACTTATATATGAAAGAAAAGTTAAGTTCGGCTGAGGCTTGCAAAATGCTTGTGAAAAATATAGTAACAAATTACAAACTTCCTTATATTACAATAACCCCGATATTTAGCGTTTGTCATAAGCACGGATATATTTCTGGAGAGCATGAATACTGTCCATATTGCGATGAAGAGTTACTAAATGAATATAAAAAAAATCAAAAAGGAGCATAA
- the nrdD gene encoding anaerobic ribonucleoside-triphosphate reductase has protein sequence MEFPKELESKRTKCVVYTRVMGYLRPVESFNLGKKGEHKERVQFVEKCDKKEQKTA, from the coding sequence ATGGAATTTCCAAAAGAGTTAGAATCAAAAAGAACAAAATGTGTAGTTTACACAAGAGTTATGGGATATTTAAGACCAGTTGAGAGCTTTAATTTAGGTAAAAAAGGAGAGCATAAAGAGCGTGTTCAGTTTGTAGAAAAATGCGATAAAAAGGAACAAAAAACAGCATAA
- a CDS encoding anaerobic ribonucleoside-triphosphate reductase activating protein has protein sequence MNQIYEITKFTTTDYQDELACIVWFSGCNMRCIYCYNIDAVLNQGKITNDEFLNFLKSRVGKLSGVVFSGGECTLCRDFLTLCRNVKSLGYKLKVDTNGTNTDIIKQALDENLIDYIALDFKAHINKFKKITKSNLYYKFEQTLQYLIKIDFKFEVRTTIHTDFINENDISKMAQYLENLGYKNNYYLQNFLQTNHNFTEITPQKRVIDKNKILTKLNIVLRNF, from the coding sequence ATGAATCAAATTTATGAAATTACTAAATTTACCACAACAGACTATCAAGACGAGCTTGCTTGTATAGTTTGGTTTAGTGGATGTAATATGCGTTGTATCTATTGCTACAATATAGATGCGGTTTTAAATCAAGGCAAAATAACAAATGATGAGTTTTTAAATTTCTTAAAATCAAGAGTTGGAAAATTAAGTGGCGTTGTATTTAGTGGCGGCGAATGCACACTTTGTAGAGATTTTTTAACTCTTTGTAGAAATGTTAAAAGCCTAGGTTATAAGCTTAAAGTTGATACAAACGGCACAAATACAGACATCATAAAACAAGCCTTGGATGAAAATCTTATAGATTACATTGCACTTGATTTTAAAGCACACATTAATAAATTTAAAAAAATTACAAAATCAAATTTATATTATAAATTTGAACAAACACTACAATATCTCATAAAAATTGACTTTAAATTTGAAGTTAGAACGACAATTCATACTGATTTTATAAATGAAAATGATATTTCTAAAATGGCACAATATCTTGAAAATTTAGGATATAAAAATAACTATTATTTACAAAACTTTTTACAAACAAATCATAATTTTACCGAAATTACACCACAAAAAAGAGTTATAGACAAAAACAAAATACTCACAAAATTAAACATAGTATTGCGAAATTTTTAA
- a CDS encoding rhodanese-like domain-containing protein codes for MKKILVFLFAAIITLNAGVKQLDMEPSNITEDMQIIDTRTPAEWKDTGTIKGAYKISLTKDDKKTIDENFIEKVKASGINLSRPIYVICKSGRRGEIAAKLLQENGINDVTNLKGGMDKLISHGYKTVKE; via the coding sequence ATGAAAAAAATTTTAGTTTTTTTATTCGCAGCTATAATTACTCTAAACGCAGGAGTTAAACAATTAGATATGGAACCATCTAATATAACAGAGGATATGCAGATAATAGACACCAGAACACCAGCTGAATGGAAAGATACTGGAACTATAAAAGGTGCTTATAAAATCTCTCTTACAAAAGATGATAAAAAAACCATAGATGAAAACTTTATAGAAAAAGTAAAAGCTAGTGGGATAAATTTATCTAGACCAATCTATGTGATTTGTAAAAGTGGTAGAAGAGGCGAAATAGCAGCTAAATTACTACAAGAAAATGGTATAAACGATGTAACAAATTTAAAAGGCGGTATGGATAAACTTATATCTCACGGATACAAAACGGTTAAAGAATAA
- the msrB gene encoding peptide-methionine (R)-S-oxide reductase MsrB, with product MKKILLVFGIFFMLIANAKEIKGENMQNQKEIYLAGGCFWGMEGYFKKIPGILQTSVGYANGKTPQTSYQELSKSDHAETLKIEFDENIISLIEILAHYFRIIDPISINKQGNDTGRQYRSGIYYNDENMEKYITKFISYEQNKYKQKIAVEVQKLKNFILAEDYHQDYLDKNPSGYCHIDLSLSSKPLYAGKFKKPSQDEIKNSLSELQYNVTQYKQTEAPFSSKFDKFNQKGIYVDIVTKQPLFSSKDKFDAGCGWPSFSKPITTDVIKYNEDLTHGMQRTEVSSKLGNSHLGHVFDDGIKEKGGLRYCINGASLEFIPIEKMKDMGYEDYIMYVE from the coding sequence ATGAAAAAAATATTATTAGTTTTTGGCATATTTTTTATGCTAATTGCAAATGCAAAAGAAATCAAAGGAGAAAATATGCAAAACCAAAAAGAGATATACTTAGCAGGAGGTTGCTTTTGGGGAATGGAAGGATACTTTAAAAAAATACCAGGGATTTTGCAAACATCTGTTGGTTATGCAAATGGAAAAACTCCACAAACTTCATATCAAGAATTATCAAAAAGCGATCACGCAGAAACATTAAAAATTGAATTTGATGAAAATATTATTAGTTTGATTGAAATTTTGGCTCATTATTTTAGAATTATAGACCCCATATCCATAAACAAACAAGGAAACGACACTGGCAGACAGTATAGAAGTGGAATTTACTACAATGATGAAAATATGGAAAAATATATAACCAAATTTATCTCTTATGAACAAAACAAATATAAACAAAAAATAGCAGTAGAGGTTCAAAAACTTAAAAATTTTATCCTAGCAGAAGATTATCATCAAGATTATTTAGATAAAAATCCAAGCGGATATTGCCATATAGATTTAAGTTTATCTTCAAAACCTCTTTATGCTGGTAAATTTAAAAAACCAAGTCAAGATGAGATAAAAAACTCTTTAAGTGAACTGCAATACAATGTTACACAGTATAAACAAACAGAAGCACCATTTAGTTCTAAATTTGATAAATTTAATCAAAAAGGTATATATGTAGATATTGTAACAAAACAACCTCTTTTTAGCTCTAAAGATAAATTTGATGCAGGATGTGGTTGGCCGAGTTTTTCAAAACCAATAACTACAGATGTTATAAAATACAATGAAGATTTAACTCATGGAATGCAAAGAACAGAAGTTAGCTCTAAACTTGGCAATTCCCATCTTGGACATGTTTTTGATGATGGTATAAAAGAAAAAGGTGGATTAAGATATTGCATAAATGGTGCTAGTTTAGAGTTTATTCCTATTGAAAAGATGAAAGATATGGGATATGAAGATTATATAATGTATGTAGAGTAA